GCAAACTAAAGATCGACTGGCTCATTGAAAAGTTCAGAGAGCTTTCTCCTGAAATGCAGAAACAGTTTCTATCACGAATTACAATTTGAGGTTTTGCTAAAACATAATGCAATGGCAATAGACGCTTGGAAAGTGCCGGAGCAACAGGAGGTGACCATGCCAAAGAAATCAGGATCACATCGTGTAGTACCCAACAGCGAGGGAGGGTGGGACGTCAAGAAGGACGGCGCGACCCGTAGCAGCGGGCACTTCGACAAGAAGCAGGATGCCGTCGATGCCGGGCGC
This genomic interval from Sulfuricurvum sp. IAE1 contains the following:
- a CDS encoding DUF2188 domain-containing protein, whose protein sequence is MPKKSGSHRVVPNSEGGWDVKKDGATRSSGHFDKKQDAVDAGRRISQNQSTEFYIHGKDGKIQNKDSHGNDPYPPKG